The Tripterygium wilfordii isolate XIE 37 chromosome 23, ASM1340144v1, whole genome shotgun sequence genomic sequence CTTTTACCAAACCACAGGGAAACAATTTTGAACTCGAGCGCCAATACTTGACGTACTTTTTGTTGGCATGAGTTGTAAATAAGATTTCAATTAATTGTAGGAAATATACCTTGATTGATTCTTGATTGATAGAATCACGGTATACACAGAATTAGGAGTCTAGGTATACACAGAATCACGGTGCACTTTCCTTATTCTAGTATAAGTTTGTACCTATTAATATACAGCTCCAgttggagagaaaaaaatacaatGAAAATATTCTCCAATACTACgtgttaacatggtatcagaggcgAGGTTCTAACCCTCAAAATTTCTATTGACGGCGTTCCCTTTGTCTTTGTCATACTTTTGCCCAAGTTGCTACCTGTGCCTTCTCCTTTACCCGTGTCTTTGCCATATCAATTCACCTTTACCTTGCCTTGTCTTTTTGATATACTTTTTGCTCAACAGTGTCTCTTTGCCATACCAACCAACTGAGCTTTGACCTCTTgctattttttttgtcaattataATGGCCACCCCATCTGCAAATACTATCGATTTGGTTGTAGCCCTTAAACCCTTCAATATCACCCAACAAGACATGACACTACAGATCACTCCAGAGAAATTAGACGGATCTAACTATGATGCTTGGTCTCGTAGTGCCCGATTATATATCATTGGCCTTGGCAAATTTGGATACATTAATGGAAAGAAGAAGGCTCCAAAGGAAGATGACGTCTCATTCGATACTTGGAATGAGGAAAATAGTATGGTATTATCTTAGCTTCTCAATTCCATGGCCAAGAATATTCGTACTATTTTTAGCCGTCTAGATACAGCCCAAGCTGTTTGGGATACGGTCATGAAGACCTTTACTGTGGACCAAGATTCTTCTCTACTATATGCCTTGCGTCGTAAGAGTTTTGGGACTACTCAGAATGGTGGATCTTTGACAGAATATTATGGTGCCCTACAAACTATATGGCAGGAAATTGATGCCCTCCGCCCGAGTAAGATGACAAAACCTGAATACGTGGTTGCCCGACAAGAAGAGGTGAATGAAGAAAGGTTGTATGATTTTCTTGCTGGTCTTGATTCACACCTCGACAATGTTCGTAGCAAGGTATTGACTACAACACCCCTACCATCTCTTTTTGAGGCCTATGCTTTAATATCTGCTGAAGTAAACAGGCAAACTATTATGATGGGTGGTCTCTCTGAGGGAACTGCCATGAAAACTAAAGGGTCATTTCACTCATCTCGACCTTCGGCGTTCAAATCTGGCGTAAGGAAGTTTGACACTAAGAAGACCGATGACCGCAAGTGCTCCTTTTGTGGAGACAAAAATCATGTTCGTGAAAAATGCTTTAAACTTGATGGGTATCCAGAATGGTGGGCAGATTTCAAGGCGAATAAAAAGGGGGAAGGAACGGCTAAGGTTGTCAATACTCCAGATGAGGATTCATCAACTCCATCTGCGTGTTTAACTGCATCAGGTACTCATAGTTCTGCTTTAAGTATCTCTGCTTCTACTCAGGATAGTACATGGATAATTGATACAGGTGCAACTGATCATATGACTAATGATCCTACCAAGTTTACGACTTTGTCTAGTAATCCCCCCAAACACCGTATTACTAATGTCAATGGCATCTCTTCTCCGGTTGTTGGTATTGGTTCTGTCTCTATTACTCCTAAACTATCTTTGTCCTCCATCTTATTGGTTCCATCATTGGATTGCAATTTAATATCTGTTGGTCTCTTACTTGATCAATTTCATTGTTCTGCCTCCTTTTTCCCTACTCATTGTTATTTTCAGGACCTTCTCACCAAGGAGACGATTGGGCATGGTGAAAGACGAGGGGGGCTATATTATTTGGACGCTACATTAAAGGATCTTAAACAAGAGGGACAAGCTCATGCTATTGAGAGTGACGGATCTTccaaagagaaacaaatttggctGTGGCACAGACGTCTAGGACATCCTTCATTTGGTTATCTTAAGTACCTTTTTCCATCATTGTTTTCACATTCTAATGTGTTGGATTTTAAGTGTGAAACCTGTGTTTTGGCAAAGAGCCATCATACTACTTTCCGTTTAAATATGAATAAAGTTGCTGTCCCGTTTGCATTGATTCATTTCGATGTTTGGGGTCTATCAAAAATCTCCACTTCAAGAGAAAAAAGGTGGTTTATAACTTTTATTGATGACTGCACTCGTATGACATGGGTGTTTTTACTTAACCACAAACATGACGTGTGTTCCATTTTCCAAGAATTCTACAAGATGATTCTGAATCAATTTAAGACTACCATACAAGTTCTTCGTTCAGATAATGGAGGAGAATATTTGAATCATGGCCTTACAACATTCTTCAAGACCCATggcatcattcatcaaactacCTGTCCCCActcaccacaacagaatggggTTGCTGAGCGGAAAAATAGGCACCTATTAGAAGTGGCCCGTTCTCTGCTCATCGAGAATCATGCACCCAAGTATCTTTGGGGGGGTGCTATTTGTTCCGCTGTGTACCTCATCAACCGGGTCCCCTCTCGTGTACttcaatttcagacaccactcCAGGTTTTGACTACTCACTTTCATCTCCCTGCCATACATGACTTACCACCAAAGGTCTTTGGGTGTCTTGCCTATGTTCATCTTCATTCTCATGAACGATCCAAACTTGATCCCCGTGCCCTAAAGTGTGTGTTTATTGGTTATTCCCCATCTCAAAAAGGTTATAAATGCTTTCACCCTCCTTCTCGAAAGATTTTTGTGACCATGGACGTCTTTTTTGATGAAGATTTGACTTATTTTTCCACTCCATCAGTTGGCCCTTCACTTCCGGGGGAGATAGTAAACTCAGAAGGTAAGGACCAACTCAACTTATTTTTTGACAAAGTACATGATAGTGGTAATGCGTCTGttattgatgatgataatgcaCCTGCTATGGTTGATGGTAATGTACCTGATAATGTCACCAATACACCTactgatgactctattgttgaTGGTAATGCAACTATTGATGTCCCTATTGTTGATTCACCTATTGATGAGTATCAAGATATGGTTCCTACAGATGACAATGCACCTGCTGATGTCCCCATTGTTGATTCACCTACATATGACACTAATTTAGTAGCCCCTCCTCTGTCTAGACCATCCCAATCGGCTTCTAATGAGATCCTCCAGGTAACTTCTGATCCTACCTATATGGTGCATGATACATTAAATTATAATGGTTCTTTTGCACCTCAAAAATAAACCTGCCTCCTAGAACAACCCGTGGAATACCCAAAACCCAATATGTTCCTGATTTGCATGCCAAAGCTAAATATCCCATTAGTAACCATGTGTCGTCCCATAGGTTATCCAAGTCATATGAATCTTTTGTGTATCATTTATCTTCTGTATCTATTCCAAGTAAGTTGCAGGATGCTTTAACAGATCCTAGGTGGACCAAAGCAATGACTGAAGAAATGGACGCCCTTGAAAAAAATTCCACGTGGGAGTTAGTTCCTTTACCAAGTGGAAAAAAGACCGTGGGATGTAAGTGGGTCtttaccataaaaaaaaacccacggCTCAATTGAAAGATACAAAGCAAGATTAGTGGCAAAAGGCTACACTCAGACTTTTGGAGTGGATTACCGAGAAACTTTTGCCCCAGTAGCAAAGATCAACACAATTCGTGTACTTCTTTCCCTAGCGGCTAATCTTGATTGGCCTCTATTACAATCTGACGTGAAGAATGCATTCTTGCATGGAGATCTTAAAGGAGAAGTGTATATGGACCTTCCTCCAGGTTTACCTCCTAGTGCTAACAAAGGTGTAGTATATCGGTTGAAGAAATCACTGTATGGATTAAAACAGTcccctcgagcttggtttgggaGATTCACTATGTCTATGAAACACTTTGGATACAGACAGAGCAATTCAGACCATACCCTATTTCTGAAACATAGAAAAGGTAAAGTCACTGCCTTAATTatttatgtcgatgatatgGTAGTCACAGGAGATGATGGAGATGAAATAGTCAAGTTACAATGCTACCTTGCTACTGAGTTTGAAATGAAGGAGCTAGGTGATCTCAAGTACTTTCTCGGGATTGAAGTTGCTAGATCAAAGGATGGCATATTTTTATCTCAAAGAAAGTATGTCCTTGATTTGTTAACTGAAACGGGAATGCTGGAATGTAAGCCTGTTGACACTCCTATTGAACAGAATCACAAATTGTCTGAATGTCATGATCAAGTGCCTGCAAATAAGGAGCTATCAAAGGCTTGTGGGAAAGCTTATCTATTTAGCTCATACACGACCAGATATAGCATACGCAGTAAGTGTTGTTAGTCAGTTCATGCATGCCCCGAGTGAAGCTCATATGGATGCCGTGACCCGAATATTAAGATACTTGAAGTCCTCACCTGGAAAAGGTATGATACTCTCTAAGCATGATCACTTGGATGTAGAAGGATATACAGATGCTGATTGGGCCGGTTCTGTTACTAATAGACTGTCCACCTCTGAGTACTTTACTTTTGTTGGTGGCAATCTTATTGCATGGCGAAGTAAGAAACAGAAAGTGGTTGCAAGATCAAGTGCAGAAGCAGAGTACCGTGGTATGGCTCAGGGAATATGTGAACTATTATGGTTACGATATTTGTTGAAAGATTTAGGTTTTAAACCTAAGAAAGCTATGAGCCTTTATTGCGACAACACTGCGGCTATCAGTATTGCGAAAAATCCAGTGCAACATGACCGAACGAAACATGTGGAAGTAGATCGACATTTTATTAAGGAAAAACCGGAAGCTGCTGTTATCGAGATACCATTCGTGAAGACAGAAGACCAGTTAGCAGACATCCTTACGAAAGCAGTATCTAGTAAGGTGTTCTACAACTCACTTGACAAGTTGGGCATGAGCGATATCTACGCACCAACTTGAGAGGGGGTGTTGGCATGAGTTGTAAATAAGATTTCAATTAATTGTAGGAAATATACCTTGATTGATTCTTGATTGAGAGAATCACAGTATACACAGAATTAGGAGTCTAGGTGTAAATATTTCCTTTGACTTTGTACACTTTCCTTATTCTAGTATAAGTTTGTACCTATTAATATACAGCTCCAGTTGGAGAGAAACAAATACAATGAAAATATTCTCCAATACTATGTGTTAACACTTTTGTTCTCAAATCGTGGGCAGTCAGTAGTTCTGTTGTTTCCTGAAATCAGGAAAGTAAGTCAGCACTATTTCCACATCACACAAATTAAGAAAGTATATCAACCACATTTCAACGTATTTTAAACGTGGCCACGTAAGTCCCCTATATATGACCAGACCTCCATATATACCTTGACAAATACAAGCACGTTGAGCAACCTAGTATTCGTTCTCTTTTTAGCCCCAGACTTGCCTCTTTTAGGGAAAAACAATATGACTACTAACATCACAACCGCAACTCTTCTTAGCATCCctacctccaccaccaccaccaccaccaccaccaccagcacTTCCACAAACACCAACATCAAAGCCCTAATCATCGTATTCCTTGTCACCATTATTGGAGTTTTAAAACTCAAACAAAAGTCGACATTCAGAAAGGTTAGGAAGGGCCCTCCACTCCCTCCAGGACCAACTCCATGGTCTATTGTAGGGAACATCCCCGAAATGCTTTGTTTCAAGCCCACATTCCGATGGGTACACCAAATGATGAAGGACATGAACACCGACATCGCTTGCATTCGTCTTGGAAACACCAACTTCATACCTGTAACTTGTCCAGAAATCGCCCGAGAAATGCTTAAAAAACAGGATGCAAACTTCACCGACCGGCCGCTTTCGATCTCGGCACATGCAGTAAGTGGTGGATACATGACGGCAGTCACTGTGCCTTTAACTGAACAAGGgaagaaaatgaggaaaatcTTGGTGTCCGAGATTATTTGTCATGCAAGGCACAAGTGGCTTCATGACAAAAGAGTTGAAGAGAGTGACAATCTTGTGTTCTATGTCCATAACCAATACAAGAACAACAAAGACGTTAACATAAGAATTGCGACACAGCATTACTGTGGTAATGTGGTAAGGAAGATTTTGTTTAGTAGGACATATTTTGGGGAGCCAATGAAGGATGGAGGACCTGGCCCTGACGAGATTAAGCATGTTGAGGCAGTTTTCACAGCACTTAAATATGTCTACTCATTTTGTGTGTCTGATTACTTGCCTTTTCTGCGAGGGTTGAATATTGATGGACAAGAACAGATAGCGAAGGACGCTAATAAGACTGTTAGAGATTATCAAAATCCTATAGTCGATGAGAGATATGAAGAATGGAGGACTGGTCAAAGGAAGGAGATGGAGGACCTTCTTGATGTTTTCATCACTCTCAAAAATAGTGATGACAAACCCTTGCTCACTCCAGATGAGATCAAGAATCAAGCCACggtaagttatatatataagcgtgtatgtatatgtttggTTCACGAAGTTTATGTACTCCATGCATTAATTTCTATACCCGTTACAAATGAAAGGTTTTGTACATATGTATGATTATTTCAATTTCACTCATTGTTTTATATAGAGACACTACAATGCTAcgtgtattattattatcattatcattatggCACAATAGTGTCTCTTATGGTTTAATTAATTGTCCATcttgttttaatttctttcttctttataaTATTACTAGTTGGGAGTCCGCTCAATGAGGCAGAAAtgccaacaaaaatataaattttgaaaGTTTTAACAAAACACTATgtatgaaattatatatatatatatatatatatatatataaattaatttcatacatagtgatatatatatatatatatatatatgcatatatgcatatgtattcactattttcgtgcaatttttaataCTATTATTCACTATTAAATAAACCTAATGAGaaagacaaattgaaagaatgaCATTCACTTAGACAAGTACAAAAATCTAATCCATAAGTAGTTAAACATCGTAACATATATGAATAAATCAAATCATAAACATAAAAATCCCCCATATCAATTTCTAAGTACTCATTCTATCATtcatgataaaaaagaaaaagaatgtatTGAAAGATTTACTTACATATTGTGTCGTTTGGTTCTCCcaccaaaacaaaaatgttaggtaGATTCGCGAAATCCAacttttttttagaaataaGAGCTTTTCTTTTGTTAAGAATTCTTATATTTGGTTGATAGATTCCTTGAAATCTATGATTATAAGGAAAGTtacatctatacatatataaaaaacGGAAGCTGAGAGAAAGTTTTCTGAGTTTTAATGAAGCCACATCAGCTTCTGCATTTAGCATATGATTGACATGTGGATTATAGTttcaattaaaattcaaagataTGGAGTAAATTAGAATTCCTCTAAACGTATCTTCAGTCTTCATATCTCCTAACGTCTCTTCATATCCTGCACGATTATTTTGGATTTGATCTGAATTAAAATTCGATGATTCATTAATTCGATGATCCATTGTTTCGGATTAAAGTTATTGTTGCCCCTTTTTATCTCGAATAGTTGAGACAAGAAGTCAATCAGAAACTAAACGCCGATTCATGGACCGAATAGAGAGATTTCCCAGTCCATCAACCGTCTGAATCAACAGAGATCCCAATCAACCTATGTATGATGCATTTACCTGGCGGATGAACTAAGGGTTTTACCGTCTGAATCAACAGAGATCCCAATCAACCTATTTTGAGAGCCAGACAGTAACGGTAATGGTAAGTTTTTACTGGTAGAGTTACTTGACTAGGATTTCTGctgtccattcaaaaaaaaaggtctTGATTCCTGCCATAGCAGAACCAAGGTTTAGGTTTTTCTTTTCCCGTTGTATTTTGCGGTTAGAGTTTATTTCTGCCATAGCAAATTACAGGGAATAGGGTGGCGGCACATACGGGGTATGCTGTAGCAGATTGTGGATACGATGAGGAAAAGAGAAGCGCTACTACTGGTGGGCATACTGAGGCGGGACTTGAGGTTGTATATCTTCAGATATCTGGAGATATTAACTGCTTTAGTGGGGAGGGGTTTCATCAAATTGTTTCCTATTCAGGTGATTTTATAATTTGCTAGCTATACAATGTAATAAGTagttttaaaaatgattatGAAATGAATGGATCTTTGTGTTGTCGGAACTGGTGTTTGGTCTCATTTTAAAACTATCGTTGTATCTTGCCATAAATAATGGTGAAGCTGTTTTCAATCTGGCAATGTGCTGGAGATATTAGCATTCTGGAAAACCCTCAAATATAGTTCTGAGGAACCCTCAAACACGGTTTCTTcacatctgttttttttttttttttcctatatttCATTGGCATGATCACTTAAACTTCTATGTGGCTTCTTTAAATATTCGAAAGGTTTTGATGAACTGGCATGTTTGTTTTCATCTGATCGCTTGAAGTCTTTCTGATGCAGATGAACAAGCCTTGGACTTCATGGAGCGTTGGGAAACCTGTTAGCAAAAACTTTTGTGCAATGCAACTCTTGGGTTTAATGTTGGGTCCTTCTCAATTGGGCCTTCCTATTTGAATGTTGTCCTTTgttatttcctttgttttgttAGTAGCCGGCCCAATCTTGTTTTAGGCCTTAGTTTCCTTCTGTTTTGGCTTTCCTTTTATTGTGTGCCCTAAGTGAAGGGGAGGTGAATTATTGATGAATGAAAAGTTTCGACTTTCTCCCAAACTCCGTGTTCTTGTGAACAACGACTTTGGCTGCCTACTGTCCCGGGTATTCTCAGACTAAACAGGGTGATAGAAGGCTACCTATCTGGTATTCCAGTGGAATCAACAGGTTGGTGGTATTATCTCAACGTGTAGTATTTTCCGCGGCGTCACTTTCTTTGGATTTGTCTTTGTAGTTTTCTATCCAGTGAAGTGAGTTTTACTTAACTTAAAGGTCTTCGATTATTTTTTGTGAACTAAAGTTTGCCTACCGAGATTTTGGAAAGAGCCAACAAACCTAAAATCAGTTGGTAGAATATATGTACTGCAATCCCATACTGGTATGGCAAAGCTTTGGCTCATATTTTGACTAGCCGAAAAGCACCGAGATTCACAAATGtcttagggttagggtttatattatgcTGTGCACATGATATTATTATCTTCATTCATGTGCACAATGTATTGTCTGTAGAACCATGTTGTGCGCATGAGTGATTCTCACATGTATTGTCTGTCGGATCAGTGTAAGGGATGGACCGTAGTAACCATCTGTGACTTGAATATCAGTGTATGAGACTGAATTTTCCATGATTATGTGAAAGCAAGAACATCTCAGATTTGTTTTTACAATAATGCTTGAACTGCATACGcattatgttgtttttttttttgtttggttcatTCCCTATTAGTTAGTCCTAACAAGAAGCAACTCTTATGAATGCAGGACATTTTGCGTTTTCATGGTTGTCCAGTAGGAAGTAATAAAACTTCTGGGATTTTTATTGCATATTTGTCAAAAATTTGATATTCAATTGTCATTTTGTATAAATGTGCTTTACAAGTCATCATAGATTCTAAACTTTTATCGCTTCAATTTGACATAATGCCGGACAAAACGCGGACATGCAATTAGTTCCTTTCAaatatgtttttcttctttcctctcAAAAAGGGAAGAATCCTTGAAATTCTCACTTGTCTTTAATTAAATGCTTAtgatatcattttgaaaaacacATAAACTCGACCATATCCCATAATTATGTATTTtatatatgtcattttttatgttattttatttttcattgattaaatattattacataaaaataaaaattattttatatttctttgtctattatttatgtttaatttagatattcaaattaaagtatcgttttttaatttaaatctaTCGtacaattgtatttttttactcTAAATAAATATGGCTAAGCAAATCAATGATGTCAGGAAAGTAATATAACAATATAATTCAAACATTGACAAAGAATGATAATGCcagaaaaatatcttttttgaaATCATCTTTCCATTCTCATCTCCAAATCCGTGAACCAAACAAGTCagatatcaaaaataaaaaaaaatatgtcgtgCCTATAAATATAAGTCATTAACAAAAACATCTAGGAAGTATGactatttattaaaaaagaaaaaaatatatatatatatatattcttcggcaaaataaaattcaatccCCTGAAAGGGTGATGGGATAATTTGTTCTAGTTTATCCTTGAACAAGAtacatcaaaatcaattttgGGTTTGTCCAGACTCGCTTACTAAAAGTTCTCTGCAACAAAGAAGCACGTGTCACCACCAGCTGCAATCAAAGGCCATTCTTTAAGTTTCAGACACGATTATCACACCTACAACTGCACCGTACGTCCTACAGCACAGTCCATCACCCACGTGGAGCCCTCCTTCACCACGCAACACCAGAAATAAAGGAGACCAAGTTTTGATCTTCATTATCACCGACCATTGACCCACGCAAAAACCCATCCTCATCTATTTGTTCGGAATCCCAAGCCGTACTCACGGCATAattattgtccgctttgaattATTTGATTCCCATTAATACATCGAATCCGCATAATTTTATTTCTCTCTAATTAATAAATGGGTCAAGGCCCAACTCATTTAACTAAAAAAAACCTCTTATATATGATAAAGACTTGAGCAAGATTATATACTATTAGGGGTGGAGTCATGTGGGGACCAAGACCCCcttgatttggaaaaaaaatagtaattataCATACTTTATTCGTAGTTTTCTGTTGGTTTAATGGCAACCCATGTAGTCTTTTATTTTCCAATACCAATTGCCTGTTTGGCACAGTAAAAACCGAAAGTGAACCCGCCTCCGGCTTTTGTTGTGTCAAACAACACAGCAGAAATAACGGATCCGTTGACACTTTATAAGCTCCCAATAGGAGCTTATAAAGTGGTTTCCGTTatccaattatttttttttcaaaaagtatAACGTGGGGCCTACACTGACCCCACATATCATTGTactttttttgttgattaaaaATAGTTGGGGCCCATAGTTACATCAATATCTTTATTAATAtgttattcaaataaattctttattaatatattataacaaTTTATTACACATGGGACCCGTGTAATATATTATAACAATTTATTAAACTTTAAGTAATAAatcatatttattaaattaaattattaacaacattattttaaaatataaattttaatgaattaattattttattaataaaattaatgatgcttaaaattaattttaataaaattaattttattaaatttatctaatattaaatttaataacaaattttaatataaaaatcaaaaaataatattataatacttttattcaacaatttttccgctagcgtctgTTTTTAATTCactaaacacctcacagca encodes the following:
- the LOC119992713 gene encoding valine N-monooxygenase 2-like — protein: MTTNITTATLLSIPTSTTTTTTTTTSTSTNTNIKALIIVFLVTIIGVLKLKQKSTFRKVRKGPPLPPGPTPWSIVGNIPEMLCFKPTFRWVHQMMKDMNTDIACIRLGNTNFIPVTCPEIAREMLKKQDANFTDRPLSISAHAVSGGYMTAVTVPLTEQGKKMRKILVSEIICHARHKWLHDKRVEESDNLVFYVHNQYKNNKDVNIRIATQHYCGNVVRKILFSRTYFGEPMKDGGPGPDEIKHVEAVFTALKYVYSFCVSDYLPFLRGLNIDGQEQIAKDANKTVRDYQNPIVDERYEEWRTGQRKEMEDLLDVFITLKNSDDKPLLTPDEIKNQATRSQSTYFESQTVTVMQITGNRVAAHTGYAVADCGYDEEKRSATTGGHTEAGLEVVYLQISGDINCFSGEGCFQSGNVLEILAFWKTLKYSSEEPSNTMNKPWTSWSVGKPVSKNFCAMQLLGLMLGPSQLGLPI